A single window of Callithrix jacchus isolate 240 chromosome 6, calJac240_pri, whole genome shotgun sequence DNA harbors:
- the HES6 gene encoding transcription cofactor HES-6 isoform X3, translating into MAPPSAPGPDRVGREDEDWWETRGDRKARKPLVEKKRRARINESLQELRLLLAGAEVQAKLENAEVLELTSASSCRRKRASALPPATSSACTRCTRSCPRARPSTPPSLPSS; encoded by the exons ATGGCGCCACCCTCGGCGCCTGGCCCGGACCGTGTGGGCCGCGAGGATGAGGACTGGTGGGAGACGCGGGGAGACCGCAAG GCCCGGAAGCCCCTGGTGGAGAAGAAGCGGCGCGCGCGGATCAACGAGAGCCTGCAGGAGCTGCGGCTGCTGCTGGCGGGCGCGGAG GTGCAGGCGAAGCTGGAGAACGCCGAGGTGCTGGAGCTGACG AGCGCGAGCAGCTGCAGGCGGAAGCGAGCGAGCGCTTTGCCGCCGGCTACATCCAGTGCATGCACGAGGTGCACACGTTCGTGTCCACGTGCCAGGCCATCGACGCCACCGTCTCTGCCGAGCTCCTGA
- the HES6 gene encoding transcription cofactor HES-6 isoform X1: MNGWTEGRTDGRAPARTRGRSVVLTQQTERNKRRQARKPLVEKKRRARINESLQELRLLLAGAEVQAKLENAEVLELTVRRVQGALRGRAREREQLQAEASERFAAGYIQCMHEVHTFVSTCQAIDATVSAELLNHLLESMPLREGSSFQDLLGDALVGPPGAPRRSGWPAGGAPGSPVPSPPGPGDDLCSDLEEAPEAELSRAPAEGPDLVPAALSRLTAAQIAHSVWRPW; this comes from the exons atgaatgggtggacGGAGGGACGGACGGACGGGCGAGCACCTGCTCGCACGCGCGGCAGATCAGTGGTCCTAACGCAGCAGACGGAGAGAAACAAGCGCAGGCAG GCCCGGAAGCCCCTGGTGGAGAAGAAGCGGCGCGCGCGGATCAACGAGAGCCTGCAGGAGCTGCGGCTGCTGCTGGCGGGCGCGGAG GTGCAGGCGAAGCTGGAGAACGCCGAGGTGCTGGAGCTGACGGTGCGGCGGGTCCAGGGCGCGCTGCGGGGCCGGGCGCGCG AGCGCGAGCAGCTGCAGGCGGAAGCGAGCGAGCGCTTTGCCGCCGGCTACATCCAGTGCATGCACGAGGTGCACACGTTCGTGTCCACGTGCCAGGCCATCGACGCCACCGTCTCTGCCGAGCTCCTGAACCACCTGCTCGAGTCCATGCCGCTGCGCGAGGGCAGCAGCTTCCAGGATCTGCTGGGGGACGCCCTGGTGGGGCCACCTGGAGCCCCTAGGCGCAGTGGCTGGCCTGCGGGAGGGGCTCCAGGATCCCCAGTACCCAGCCCCCCAGGTCCCGGGGACGACCTGTGCTCCGACCTGGAGGAGGCCCCTGAGGCTGAACTGAGTCGGGCACCTGCTGAGGGGCCCGACTTGGTGCCCGCAGCCCTCAGCAGGCTGACTGCAGCCCAAATAGCCCATAGTGTCTGGAGGCCTTGGTGA
- the HES6 gene encoding transcription cofactor HES-6 isoform X2, with protein sequence MAPPSAPGPDRVGREDEDWWETRGDRKARKPLVEKKRRARINESLQELRLLLAGAEVQAKLENAEVLELTVRRVQGALRGRAREREQLQAEASERFAAGYIQCMHEVHTFVSTCQAIDATVSAELLNHLLESMPLREGSSFQDLLGDALVGPPGAPRRSGWPAGGAPGSPVPSPPGPGDDLCSDLEEAPEAELSRAPAEGPDLVPAALSRLTAAQIAHSVWRPW encoded by the exons ATGGCGCCACCCTCGGCGCCTGGCCCGGACCGTGTGGGCCGCGAGGATGAGGACTGGTGGGAGACGCGGGGAGACCGCAAG GCCCGGAAGCCCCTGGTGGAGAAGAAGCGGCGCGCGCGGATCAACGAGAGCCTGCAGGAGCTGCGGCTGCTGCTGGCGGGCGCGGAG GTGCAGGCGAAGCTGGAGAACGCCGAGGTGCTGGAGCTGACGGTGCGGCGGGTCCAGGGCGCGCTGCGGGGCCGGGCGCGCG AGCGCGAGCAGCTGCAGGCGGAAGCGAGCGAGCGCTTTGCCGCCGGCTACATCCAGTGCATGCACGAGGTGCACACGTTCGTGTCCACGTGCCAGGCCATCGACGCCACCGTCTCTGCCGAGCTCCTGAACCACCTGCTCGAGTCCATGCCGCTGCGCGAGGGCAGCAGCTTCCAGGATCTGCTGGGGGACGCCCTGGTGGGGCCACCTGGAGCCCCTAGGCGCAGTGGCTGGCCTGCGGGAGGGGCTCCAGGATCCCCAGTACCCAGCCCCCCAGGTCCCGGGGACGACCTGTGCTCCGACCTGGAGGAGGCCCCTGAGGCTGAACTGAGTCGGGCACCTGCTGAGGGGCCCGACTTGGTGCCCGCAGCCCTCAGCAGGCTGACTGCAGCCCAAATAGCCCATAGTGTCTGGAGGCCTTGGTGA